The following are encoded in a window of Paenibacillaceae bacterium GAS479 genomic DNA:
- a CDS encoding Alpha/beta hydrolase family protein, producing the protein MFPYHSGINPIPNPYYRFVPQGQYYNPYSEAGWFWSHYPIGSEGNFRHSERLTFVLVHGSWADAHFWDGVAAELRSQGNIVYTPEYAGHGTDPNKNVTHAMITKSVVDYIRHLNLYDFILVGHSFGGTVIQKVAEQVPDRIKRLVFWDAFVLNDGESVMDEFPPQTRKSFEQLRAMSNDDTIMLPFDLFRSLFVNTATTEDAKLFYTSVAPEPAKPLFEKLDLKAFYALQTPKSYVYFYQDNVFPQGEGYGWNPHMSIRLGLFRLIVGDGDHFTDTRTRPAYLAQKIYDASRD; encoded by the coding sequence GTGTTTCCTTATCATTCGGGGATAAATCCAATTCCAAATCCTTATTACCGGTTTGTACCGCAGGGACAATACTATAACCCTTATTCCGAGGCAGGATGGTTTTGGTCGCATTATCCTATAGGATCGGAAGGAAATTTTCGGCATTCTGAGCGGCTTACTTTTGTCCTCGTGCATGGTTCCTGGGCTGATGCTCACTTTTGGGATGGCGTAGCTGCGGAACTGCGTAGTCAAGGGAACATAGTCTACACTCCAGAATACGCAGGCCATGGAACTGATCCAAATAAAAATGTCACTCATGCAATGATTACAAAATCAGTCGTTGATTATATTAGACACCTGAACCTGTACGATTTTATTCTCGTTGGGCACAGCTTTGGTGGAACAGTCATCCAAAAAGTTGCTGAACAGGTACCTGATCGTATTAAACGTTTAGTCTTCTGGGATGCGTTCGTATTAAATGACGGGGAATCGGTTATGGATGAGTTCCCGCCTCAAACGAGAAAAAGTTTTGAACAACTTAGAGCCATGTCGAATGACGATACAATCATGCTTCCGTTTGATTTGTTTCGATCTTTGTTCGTAAATACGGCCACCACCGAGGATGCCAAACTTTTTTATACAAGTGTAGCTCCAGAGCCTGCTAAACCGCTTTTTGAGAAACTGGATCTTAAAGCGTTCTACGCGCTACAAACCCCTAAAAGCTATGTATATTTCTATCAAGATAATGTATTTCCTCAAGGGGAAGGCTACGGTTGGAATCCCCACATGTCAATACGACTGGGTCTGTTCCGCCTGATCGTTGGCGATGGGGACCACTTTACAGATACACGCACAAGACCGGCTTATTTGGCACAGAAGATTTACGATGCGAGTCGGGATTGA
- a CDS encoding Predicted component of the ribosome quality control (RQC) complex, YloA/Tae2 family, contains fibronectin-binding (FbpA) and DUF814 domains produces MRTIPEISLVPKWKAHAARDAPAYSGVVHLGEQRIHFCYGNFHEFPQIPARMQEENNSAMALDGFVTRAAVHELQQLVGSRIHKIHQPTKHDLVLQTRGSGGGRRLLLSANPTYPRVHLTELSYQNPMEPPMFCMLLRKYCEGGQIEAIRQIGMERIIHIEIRQRDELGDLSLKTIIIELMGRHSNIILTDTASGIIHDGIHHITPAISSFRIVMPGSRYTSPPEQGKGNPLDIDSSEEFLAIMGAVKSPKSNSIDFEAEATEEAAALPEPPLKRLVSAFSGVSPLLAKELVFRAAARSLADHAVEDATNDAAASSPAARQADGTADDAAALSDGSVQAQELWPVFNTFLNAARDHDYEPNIVDKPDGKSLFSITTLTHVEGERQAFGTISECLEAFYGDKASRDTVKQRVSDMLQFLNNERAKNAKKLDKQAVTLEEAKEAEKFRILGELLTTYMHSFQKGDRSVEVVNYYDENGASVTIELDPQLSPSENAQRYFRRYTKARNSTGAVLEQMGLAREEIRYLDSLLQQLASASLQDVEEIREELVAGGYLRAREKRGAKRKKPTKPLLLCYTSSEGIQIFVGKNNTQNEYLTNKLAAQGDTWLHTKDIPGSHVVIRSQEFGDSTLEEAAMLAAHYSQARSSSMVPVDYTLIRHVHKPSGAKPGFVIYDHQKTLFITPDENRLKALPSEIKS; encoded by the coding sequence ATGAGGACAATCCCCGAAATATCCCTTGTCCCTAAGTGGAAGGCGCATGCCGCCCGAGATGCTCCGGCCTACTCCGGTGTGGTACACTTGGGGGAGCAGCGCATTCATTTTTGCTACGGGAATTTTCATGAATTTCCGCAGATTCCCGCGCGCATGCAGGAGGAGAACAATTCAGCCATGGCATTAGACGGTTTCGTAACACGCGCTGCCGTCCACGAGCTGCAGCAGCTCGTCGGCAGCCGCATTCATAAAATTCATCAACCAACGAAGCATGATCTGGTGCTGCAAACCCGCGGCTCCGGCGGCGGACGCCGTCTGCTTCTGTCGGCCAACCCAACCTATCCACGCGTACATCTGACCGAGCTCAGCTATCAGAATCCGATGGAGCCTCCGATGTTCTGCATGCTGCTCCGCAAATATTGCGAGGGCGGCCAGATTGAGGCGATCCGGCAGATCGGGATGGAGCGGATTATCCACATCGAAATCCGGCAGCGGGATGAACTAGGCGATTTATCGCTGAAAACAATCATCATTGAGCTGATGGGGCGACATAGCAATATTATTTTGACGGATACAGCAAGCGGCATCATTCATGATGGCATTCACCATATCACACCAGCCATTAGCAGCTTCCGAATCGTCATGCCTGGCTCCCGCTACACCTCGCCTCCCGAGCAGGGCAAGGGCAATCCGCTGGACATAGACAGCAGTGAGGAATTCCTCGCGATTATGGGGGCGGTCAAAAGCCCTAAGAGCAACTCTATCGATTTTGAAGCGGAAGCGACTGAAGAAGCAGCGGCATTACCCGAGCCGCCCCTGAAGCGCCTCGTCTCTGCCTTCAGCGGTGTTAGCCCTTTGCTGGCCAAAGAGCTTGTGTTCCGCGCAGCGGCACGATCACTTGCCGACCATGCGGTTGAAGACGCTACAAACGATGCAGCGGCAAGTTCTCCTGCCGCTCGACAAGCGGACGGAACTGCAGACGACGCAGCAGCGCTATCGGATGGTTCCGTGCAGGCTCAAGAGCTTTGGCCCGTTTTCAATACTTTTTTGAACGCCGCCAGAGATCATGACTACGAGCCGAATATCGTAGACAAACCGGATGGCAAATCGCTGTTCTCCATTACTACTTTGACCCACGTGGAAGGTGAACGCCAAGCTTTCGGCACTATAAGTGAATGTCTCGAAGCATTTTACGGCGACAAAGCCAGCCGCGACACCGTCAAGCAGCGCGTCTCGGATATGCTTCAGTTCCTTAATAACGAACGAGCCAAAAACGCGAAAAAGCTGGATAAACAGGCAGTGACTCTGGAAGAGGCTAAGGAAGCGGAGAAATTCCGGATTTTAGGTGAGCTTTTGACCACCTACATGCATTCATTCCAAAAAGGGGATCGCTCCGTCGAGGTCGTTAACTACTATGACGAAAACGGTGCATCTGTGACGATCGAGCTAGATCCACAGCTCAGTCCGTCCGAGAATGCGCAGCGGTATTTCCGCCGCTACACCAAAGCCCGCAACAGCACCGGAGCGGTGCTTGAACAAATGGGGCTCGCTCGCGAGGAGATCCGCTACCTGGATTCCCTGCTGCAACAGCTTGCCTCCGCGTCTCTACAGGATGTCGAAGAAATCCGCGAAGAGCTCGTTGCAGGCGGTTATTTAAGAGCTCGGGAGAAGCGCGGAGCCAAACGCAAAAAGCCTACCAAACCGCTGCTGCTCTGTTATACCTCCTCGGAGGGCATCCAGATATTTGTGGGCAAAAACAACACGCAAAACGAGTATTTGACCAACAAACTCGCCGCCCAAGGTGATACCTGGCTCCATACGAAGGATATTCCTGGCTCCCACGTTGTCATCCGCTCGCAAGAGTTCGGAGATTCGACGTTGGAGGAAGCAGCGATGCTCGCTGCTCATTACAGCCAGGCGCGCAGTTCCAGCATGGTGCCAGTCGACTATACCCTTATCCGCCATGTGCACAAACCGAGCGGCGCCAAACCCGGTTTCGTCATCTATGACCACCAAAAAACGCTGTTCATTACGCCTGACGAGAATCGTCTCAAGGCATTGCCGTCGGAGATCAAGTCTTAG